A single Candoia aspera isolate rCanAsp1 chromosome 7, rCanAsp1.hap2, whole genome shotgun sequence DNA region contains:
- the GPR37 gene encoding prosaposin receptor GPR37, which translates to MHLLQTIYGWLWLMGVLSAFAQVTFSQATLNGDGVGRKGPECELWCQPASPVLQVAHKQEAAWVVGHLGGIPGISSQKERLVRFKATVGAQEGWSPLKDYSHASKDWGVAQTVRQGEDVHQAGGRLERNGKSHLEKDFSVALRSRSALQAEEQEKSRARIGQRKHTRSRRGTRERQDSGGAGKAKTFKNRHYISVFNNSVDSPTTLFHGVVGNAVPQALPLNGSASHLAGREPGALRNGTFQPPHVKNPFYPLTEESYGAYAVMCLSIVIFGIGIMGNMAVMCIVCHNYYMRSISNSLLANLAFWDFLIIFFCLPLVIFQELTKKWLLEDFSCKIVPYIEVASLGVTTFTLCALCIDRFRAATNVQMYYEMIENCTSTTAKLAVIWIGALLLALPEVVLRQLTKENSEISGNPPVERCVVKISPHLPDTIYVLALTYDGARLWWYFGCYFCLPTLFTITCSLVTARKIRKVEKACTRGNKRQIQLESQMNCTVVALTILYGFCTIPENICNIVTAYMSTGVSQQTMDLLHLISQFLLFFKSCVTPVLLFCLCKPFSRAVLECCCCCCDECIQKSSTVTSDDNDNEYTTELELSPFSTIRREMSTFASVGTHC; encoded by the exons ATGCATCTTCTCCAAACAATATATGGCTGGCTTTGGCTTATGGGTGTGCTGTCTGCCTTTGCCCAGGTAACATTCTCCCAAGCAACATTGAACGGTGATGGTGTTGGCAGAAAAGGTCCGGAGTGTGAATTGTGGTGCCAGCCAGCTTCTCCAGTACTCCAAGTGGCCCACAAGCAAGAAGCAGCTTGGGTTGTGGGTCATTTGGGCGGCATTCCTGGGATTTCCTCACAGAAAGAGCGTCTAGTCAGATTCAAGGCTACAGTTGGAGCTCAGGAGGGCTGGTCTCCACTGAAGGATTACAGTCATGCCAGCAAGGACTGGGGTGTCGCTCAGACTGTCAGGCAGGGAGAAGACGTGCATCAGGCTGGTGGTCGtttggaaagaaatggcaaaagcCATTTGGAGAAAGATTTTTCTGTTGCCCTGAGGTCCAGAAGTGCTCTTCAGGCTGAAGAACAGGAGAAGAGCAGAGCAAGAATTGGCCAGAGGAAACATACAAGAAGCAGGCGAGGGACTCGTGAGCGCCAGGATTCAGGAGGAGCAGGAAAAGCTAAAACTTTCAAGAACAGACACTACATAAGTGTCTTCAATAACTCAGTGGATAGTCCAACAACTCTCTTTCATGGAGTTGTAGGGAATGCTGTCCCCCAGGCATTACCCTTGAATGGCTCAGCAAGTCACTTGGCCGGAAGAGAACCTGGGGCCCTCAGGAATGGGACATTCCAACCACCTCATGTAAAGAACCCTTTTTACCCACTGACTGAGGAGTCCTATGGTGCCTATGCAGTCATGTGTTTGTCAATAGTAATCTTTGGTATTGGGATAATGGGGAATATGGCAGTGATGTGCATTGTCTGCCATAACTATTATATGAGGAGCATCTCCAACTCTTTGCTAGCCAACTTAGCCTTTTGGGATTTCCttatcatttttttctgcctGCCTCTGGTGATCTTTCAAGAACTCACTAAAAAGTGGCTATTGGAGGATTTCTCTTGCAAAATTGTACCTTACATTGAG GTAGCATCTCTTGGAGTAACAACCTTCACATTGTGTGCCCTCTGCATAGACCGATTCCGTGCTGCCACTAACGTGCAAATGTATTATGAGATGATTGAAAACTGTACATCTACAACAGCCAAACTGGCAGTGATATGGATTGGGGCTTTACTGCTGGCTCTTCCTGAAGTGGTGCTGCGCCAATTGACTAAAGAAAACTCAGAAATCAGTGGGAACCCCCCTGTGGAACGATGTGTGGTCAAGATCTCTCCCCACTTGCCTGACACAATATATGTGTTAGCACTGACATATGATGGTGCAAGGCTCTGGTGGTACTTTGGCTGTTACTTTTGCTTGCCGACCCTTTTTACCATCACTTGCTCATTGGTGACTGCCCGGAAAATCCGAAAGGTGGAAAAAGCTTGCACCCGGGGGAACAAGCGGCAGATTCAGCTGGAAAGCCAAATGAACTGCACAGTGGTGGCACTGACCATTTTGTATGGTTTTTGCACCATTCCAGAAAACATTTGCAATATTGTCACTGCCTACATGTCCACAGGGGTTTCTCAGCAGACTATGGACCTTCTCCATCTGATTAGTcagtttcttttgttctttaaatcatGCGTAACTCCGGTCCTCCTCTTCTGTCTTTGTAAACCTTTCAGCCGAGCTGTCCtggagtgctgctgctgctgttgtgatGAGTGCATTCAGAAGTCTTCTACAGTAACGAGTGACGATAATGACAATGAATATACTACAGAGCTTGAACTGTCCCCGTTTAGTACTATACGTCGTGAAATGTCCACATTTGCCTCTGTGGGAACTCATTGTTGA